The segment AGTCCGGAGATATAGCGACTTCGGTGATGGCAAAACTATGAGCATGtttaaatattttagaTATTGACAGGTCTTTTAGTTTTACGAGAGCAATAGAATTATCGTTACTTGCCAATACCGCCAATTCGCCCTTCATATCGACATCCATGGAAGTGATccctttgaatttgtttGTCACTTGTTTGAATTTTAATACAGAAGTGTTTCCTGATTTGATGCTTATTTTGGTCAGCACGATAccttttcccttttttaaAGAGGCTGCTATCAACACCGTATCATCAGCTATGAAATTTATTTTGGATAAGCTCCAATTCTTATCAAAATCCGTCTTCCTAGCAATGCAACTCCCAGTAACCGTCGAAATCACTTCCAAGCTAGAACCGGTAATATAAGCAACAACTTTACCATCGGTGGAAAAATGTAAATCTTTTACCTCGCCCCTAGTTTCAATCTCAAACTTTTCAGTCAAATCGCTTGGGTCAATGATTCTCATTATGGCAGGCACTTTAGATGATGCGATAGCTGCAACGGTACCCTCCCGTGAAATATACACCAGCTTTGTGTAGTCATCTGCATTAGTGGATGCATCAAAGTCCACACTAGTGACAAACTCCAACTGATCAGTCACTTTATcatatttaaattttctcaAGTGCTTATTACCTTTACCTTGGGCAATCTTGGTGCTGCTTTCATTGCAGCCTACCAAAACAATACCCTTAGAAG is part of the Saccharomyces paradoxus chromosome XIV, complete sequence genome and harbors:
- the SEC12 gene encoding Sar family guanine nucleotide exchange factor SEC12 (Guanine nucleotide exchange factor (GEF)~similar to YNR026C); amino-acid sequence: MKFVTASYNVGYPAYGAKFLNNDTLLVAGGGGEGNNGIPNKLTTLCVDPTKENEKEQFHILSEFALEDNDDSPTAIDASKGIVLVGCNESSTKIAQGKGNKHLRKFKYDKVTDQLEFVTSVDFDASTNADDYTKLVYISREGTVAAIASSKVPAIMRIIDPSDLTEKFEIETRGEVKDLHFSTDGKVVAYITGSSLEVISTVTGSCIARKTDFDKNWSLSKINFIADDTVLIAASLKKGKGIVLTKISIKSGNTSVLKFKQVTNKFKGITSMDVDMKGELAVLASNDNSIALVKLKDLSISKIFKHAHSFAITEVAISPDSTYVASVSAANTIHIIKLPFNYANYTSIKQKISKFFTNFILIVLLSYILQFSYKHNLHSTLLSYAKDNFLVKRDTISSPYLIDEDLHQTTLFGNHGTRTSVSITDSIRVHDVHETGLVNGTEGLHTESNLINTEAAEFEITNATFRGRDDA